The Prevotella melaninogenica nucleotide sequence ATACGAAAAGGCAAAGAAAAGAGTCTGTGAAATTTATATCTAACCAATTGATTATAAGAAACGTGCATTTTTTGCATGTTTCTTATTTGTTTCTCCAAAGTGTTTCCTTTGCCTGTAAGCTCACAAGATAATAAAAGCTGACAAGTTGCCCACAAACAAAAAAACGTCTATTATGGCAAAGTATGCAGGCTTTTGCCGTCCCTGTAAGTATTCCTGTCAGAGAAACAGCACAGAAAGCCTGCTTTTTGCCCTGTAAGCTCACAAGATAATAAAAGCTGACAAGTTGCCCACAAACAAAGAAAAACGCCTGTTACGGCAAAGCATGCAGGCTTTTGCCGTCCCTGCAAGTATTCCTGTCAGAGAAACAGCACAGAAAGCCTGCTTTTTACCCTGTAAGTTCACAAGATAATAAAAGCTGATAAGTTGCCCACAAACAAAGAAAAACGTCTATTATGGCAAAGTATGCAGGCTTTTGCCGTCCCTGTAAGTATTCCTGTCAGAGAAACAGCACAGAAAGCCTGCTTTTTGCCCTGTAAGCTCACAAGATAATAAAAGCTGATAAGTTGCTCACAAACAAAGAAAAACGTCTATTATGGCAAAGTATGCAGGCTTTTGCCGTCCCTGTAAGTATTCCTGTCAGAGAAACAGCACAGAAAGCCTGCTTTTTGCCCTGTAAGCTCACAAGATAATAAAAGCTGATAAGTTGCTCACAAACAAAGAAAAACGCCTGTTACGGTAAAGTATGCAGGCTTTTGCCTTTCCTGTAAGTATTCCTGTCAGAAAAACAGCACAGAAAGCCTGCTTTTTGCCCTGTAAGCTCACAAGATAATAAAAGCTGATAAGTTGTCCACAAACAAAGAAAAATGCCTGTTACGGCAAAGCATGCAGGTTTTTGCCGTTCTCTTAGGTTTCAACTAAATATTACATTTTAGTCGAAATCCTTTAAAGCCACTTTTAGGAACTACCTTTTTATTCTCTTTTATCATTTGACGCAACAAGCCAATAACTCGTTCTTCAGATAAAAAGAACTCATCATTAGCAAGTTTCCTGACAGCATCATCAAAACGTAATCGTTTATCTTCTGTCCAATAAAGCCAACGTTCCCAAAGAGCGTTATTTCTCCTTACTATTAGTTCTGCACTTCTCCCTTTTCTCATCTTTTTTTTACAAAGGTAGAAAAATAAAAGGATACTAAAAAAAAGAGTTATCACAAAGTAATATTTTTTTACATGTGCTTTTTGTCTTAACTTTTTTTATTAAAAAAGAATTGTCTCCCCTAATGTATAAACTAATAGATAAACAAACCTCAATTTTAACAATTAAAGAGATAAAGTAAGCAGCAAAAAGCAGATATAAAATAATCAAATTGTTTTATAAATAGCGAAAAAACGTTCAAGTACTGATAAATCAATCAGTTACAGCTTATTTCAAGTAACTATATATACCCTATTTAGTAAAACAGTCAAGATATTATAAAAGATATATTTGAATATAAGTAATTTACATATAAGAAGTTACAATTATTTATCACCGATGTAACATTTTTCGTTCAAATACCGTTCAAACGCATCTCAAATGTAACACAAATGTAACATTTCGTTTTGCAAGACGTTACAGTGTTAATAAACGTTTATCGCCTTGTATATCATTGATTAATAAGCCCATACGAATAGCAATACGTAGATTATTCCATAGTCATTTTTACACATTTCGTTTTACCCCCCTTACATCCACAGCGAAGCATATCCATGGCGACATCCATCTTAGACATCTTACACTCTTGAAAGCGCTTATAATCAGGGTTGCCGGTATTCCTCTTGGTATGATACGCTTTTCTACGTTGCTGTTTTGTCAGCCCGCAGTCACCTTGCTTCCCCTTTTCTTGATGCAGTGAAAAATCAAAGGGTATGGTTGTCTTGCCATCAAAGAATGCACAAAGTAGCAGTTTGTAACCCAATACGCACCTGCCTTTTACATGGTCGTAAACACGACTGACACCCTCCATTCTCACGCTACTCTTCTCAAGCACGGTGTCATCTATAATGAAACAGGTCGTGGTATCGGACAGAGGAGCTTCGCCATACTTACGCAATAGGCACATATAACGCAGTGCAAAGTGGTTCATCAAGCGCCTCCAATCCATCTGCGGGCGAATCATCATCCGATAGAAACAGTTCTTACCATGATTTGAAAGTTCATATATCTTATGTTTGCATATACTGTGGATGCTCTCGCCCACAATGCGGAAGAGGCAGAGCGAAAGGAGCAACTCCGAAGCCGAAACTCCGTCCTGTTTCTCCAATGAAAGGCGAGATAACAGGTGACCGATGCCAAACTTGCCAAAAAGATGAAATAAATCATCACTCATTCGGGTTTTAACACTCAAAAGTTTGGATAACTCACTTATTTTCTCTATCTTTGCTTCCATAACAGTTTTGTTGTCTTGTCTTTAAAATCAGTTGTTTGCGATTACTAATTTACAAAGAAAATTCGACAAACTGTTATTTTTCTATCTGTTTATTAGGGTGGGAAGCTTTAGTTACTAAAGTAAAATCTATGCGTAGTAAGAAAGATATGGAGAAAGCCCCTCTAACCCGTGAGGAAGAGCTTGAAGCACAAGTATCCAATTTTGAAGAAAGCTTTGGAGTATTCTGAACTTCGCAATCAAGGGTTGATGAAGGTCATAGAGATAAGCAGTAAGGAATACGGGGAGGATTTGCTAAAAAAAGCTGGCGCCAAGCAGTAGACAGCCTTCGAGTCAGCAACCCTGGTTTATCAATTGGGCTGCTGAGTGGACTGTTTGGCAAGACTCGTGAAGGCTATTACTCTGTGAGTAAGGAGAAGAGGGAGAGCCGTAAACTTACTGAGAAAATTGTCGTACGTGCAGTAATGGATGTTCGTGCAGATGCTCCTCGTATAGGTGCACAGAAACTTTTGCACATGCTTACGGATATCTATCCTGGCTTAATGCTTGGGCGCGACAGGTTCTACCAGCTAATGCACAAGCATCACCTTATGCTGAAGCCACCCAGATGTCGCCATACCACGAACTCCAATCACAACTATTTCAAGTACAAGAACACGGCAAAAGGAATGGTTCTTACACGTCCTGCACAGCTCTGGGTAGCAGACATCACGTATATAGATACTGAGGATGGTGTGGTCTATCTTCACCTCATAACCGATGCGTTCACTCATGAGATAATCGGATGGCAGCTTTCTGACAGTCTGCAGGCTGTCAATACGCTTGCTGCCCTTGACATGGCAATAGAACAGTCACAGGGTATGGATCTCTCGCTGATGACGCACCACTCTGATCGTGGGGTTCAATACTGCAGCAACGCCTACGTGGCAAGGCTGGAGAGTATACACTCGTGTATAAGCATGACAGAAGACTACAACCCTACAGATAATGCAATCGCCGAAAGAGTGAACGGAATAATAAAGCAAGAGTGGCTCTACCACATGAAACGACCGAAGAACCTCGATGATGCACGATGCATCATTGCAGGTATCATAGACTTCTACAACAATAAGAGACCTCATATGAGCAACGGCATGCTTACGCCAAGACAAATGAGAGAAAGGCACTGCAATGCGGCATAAGGGCTTCTGTGCTTTTCATGGTATTAAATTTTGTAAGTTGAAGGAAAAATATTAACTTTGAACATGTGCTACACACGTTCGGACTTCATTGTCAAAGTTTATGACTATGTAAAGCGAATCAGTAAAGTTTCCATGGGGGTGTAAAGCTGTTCAGGAAGCAAATAAAAAATGTGTAAACCAATTCAGTAACAATAACCAAAAACGTGTGAAGTAAATTTAGGCATAGTCAAAACTTGGGTTAAAGACGCCTAATTGACTTGCAAAAGATGCCCTTTTGAACGCTAACTAACGCTCTTTTGGAATGCAATTAAGCACCTTTTACTTTACTACTTTATAACTTATTGATTTGCTGTTGGTTACAAACTCACTTTTGGTATGTGTTTTTACTGCTATTTATAGATATCTTATTTGTAATTTTGTAATGGTTTTTCAAACCCTTTTCTGCAGCCTTTCAAAGTGTTTTTCAATGTCAGAAGATGGCTAAAGGACAAATAGTTGACTGTCTTAACTATGTTTTTGCTTAATGAGTAACTTCGGTTCTTCTGTTAAAACAACACGAAAAGTGCACACACACTAAACTCAAATCGGTCATTAGACCACAATATGTTTAGCCTCTAATGACCGATTTGGATTTAACGGAAGAACCTATTTTCTCACCCAACTTATGGTAAGAAACAAGGTTTTATTTCACTACAACCTTCACTGACTTACCACCCTGACGCTTTACATAAACACCAGCAACAGGCTTCTCAACCTTCACACCGCTCAATGTGTAGTAAACTGCAGGTGCATTGTTTGCTGTCTCTACACTGCTAATCGCGGTTGGATCAACCTTAGTAAATGACACTGTCATCGCAGCAACGTCAACGGTAACGTCGTAAGTAGCCTCCTCTGTGAAGTTCCACTTATTATCATCACCACCAAAGACAATCTTACCCTCGTCTGACGAGTCGCGCAAATAGAACATCTGATCGAAGCCAGCATAGACATTCGTACCAAACTTCAACTCACCAGCCTTCAACTCTGTACGCGCTGAGAACTTAGCAGGATTAGTTGCATCTGCCTTCATAATCGTACCTTCACCGATACTCCAACCGCCCTTTGTAGCACTACCAATCATCCACAAAGCAGTGTGCTTCAAAGCTGTTGTCTGATAAGCAGCCTTAGTAACAACCACTTTTTTCGTAGCCAAGTTACAAACAATATCATAGTTGGCAGACTCAGAAACGAAGAACTTACCATCGGTAGGCTCATCTTCGCTGCTCACCAATGGAGCCTCAACACCCGACTGTAAGGTAACAGGACCAGCACCAGCACGATACTCCAAGTTACCCCAACCAAGCTCCGTCAAGAACTTAAACTCCTTGTTTGCATCCAAATGAACGGTTGCCTTGAAGACATCAGCATTCTCATCAGACTTCTGCATAACGGTAGATTGACCAAGATTCCAACCACCCCATGTAGCATCACCGACGATTACTAAGCGGTCAGCAGCTTTTGCAGACAATGCGCCAACAACGAATAAAGCGCAACATAAAATAGATTTTGTAAATGTTTTTAATCCCATAAACTTATATATTAAAAGGTTATTAAAATCTGATTTATTTCGTAATACAACACGAAGTCCTTTCTCTTATCAACAAAGATTTAGGTTTCTTATCTTTCCTTTTCAACTACAATATTACGAAGAAAAAGCGAAACTAAAAGCGAATACAAACTTCCTACGGCTATAATATAAATCAATATAAGTCTTTCAATAGCCTTCCAAACCTCAAATAAAATCATAATCACCTTATTATCAGATATATAACAACTAATAAAAAGACAACAGAAAAGCACTACTTTATAGAAAAATATAAAGTAAGAAATAACATTATAAAACAATAAAGACCTAAAAAAGAGACGAAAATAAAAGGAAAAACCGATTGAGTTAATAATGATTCACACAGAAATAACAGGCAACCTGATTCCTAATTTGTAGAAACGTACATAATTAGAAACCTTTTCAAACACTGGTTCTTCCGTTCTTGTAAAGGTAAATCGTTCTTCCTGATCTTGGTCGGGATAGATAATGAGACACTTAATAGGCAGTGCAGTCTCTTCATTCAAGCCTAACTTTTTATAGACTTTGCTTAATCGGGCATAACCACTGACCTCCCTTGCATCGTCCATCGTTATACCACCACCCTGCTTATAACGTGGTTTATATTTCGCATCAATAACATAGGGTTCAGTCCACTCTGTCGGTTTCAGGAGATAATCAAGTTCTTGACGATGAGCTTTCACATGATATTGAATCTCTCTTTTCCTTGTAAAAATCTTCTTAAGCTTACCAAAAACATATAACTCAAAGAGCTTACTCATATCAATCCAGAACGGAGGCGTGACTATCTGGCTTTTACCAACAAGTGTAATATCATAACTGAAACGCCTTAGCAGCAGTTGTGCATACTCAACAGCCGTGAAGTATTCTTTGAAAACAGGATTTCCCTTAAATGTCTTCATAGCCTTAACACTTATCTCATCGCCCACCCGCTCGAAAGAAGGCTGCACATATCTTATCTTCTTTTCCAAAGCCTTTGTATCAAGTGCATGCTTATAAACCTCCAACTGCTTCTTACAAAAAGCAAGTGCCTTCTTTAGTATTCTGTTCTCTGGTGAGTCAATGTCATACACCTGGTAACGGCAGACATTGTCTGTAATACGTCCCTTCGCAAGGTTTCGCTGAATCGTTCTACTGACAAGGATATGTCCTTTAACCTTATTGTTTAGGTTTTCTTCAACCCTATAGTAACTCTTCTTCAACCCCTTTCTTACGATACGCTGAAGAATATTCAGATACTCTGTAATCAAGAAGATACTCAACAAGTCTTGCTTCTGACTGATACAGATAGAAGGTTTATCAAAACGAATGGTGAGTAAGTCTTTCAGATGCTCCATGTTATCAGGTTCTGCTAATGCCTCGTTTAACATACGAACATAGTCTATCTCAAAGCCGTCATTCATCTTAGGACTGACTTGTACTGCTAACTCCTCTTCCTTAATCCAGTCTACCCCAACGAAATAAGAGTTAGTAGCACAGATACTATCCGCTTTACGAGACAGCTTAAGACAGAGTTCCTTCTCCTCACGCCCTCTTTTAACCCAACGCACAACTTCCGAGCCATCATCCATATAAGGGATGATAGCCTCACACTCAGTTTGCTGAAGATAAGTATTCTCCAACAACTGTTCTTGAAGTTGTACTACTCTCATTACTCGGTTGCTTGCTTATATAATTCGTCGATAACATCCTGTGCCTCTGCTGTCAGCACACCATCACGAACATACTCCTCTAAAAGTGGAATAATCTCATATAGAAGACGATCGGTTGTATTATCATTCCCTTCCTCATCCTGCATCAGGAAGTAACTATGACCAATCCAAACATCTTCTGGCTTATATTCTTCAGACAAGATATCTGCTGGTTCGAGTTTCATAGTCGGGTCCCAACCACTCTCTTTATACTCATCAAAGTTCTTAACAAACAGACTACTAACCTTCTCAAACAGATCCTCATCGAACCCTTTTACATCTAAGCCAAATGGCTTTTCCGCTATGAAGGCAAAACGTCGTCTGATAGCATAATCAAGCGAACCTAAAGAGCGGTCGGCAGTATTCATGGTTGCAATCAGATAGACATTGTTTGGAATATGAAAAGCTTTCTTAGAGTAAG carries:
- a CDS encoding 5-methylcytosine restriction system specificity protein McrC, whose protein sequence is MRVVQLQEQLLENTYLQQTECEAIIPYMDDGSEVVRWVKRGREEKELCLKLSRKADSICATNSYFVGVDWIKEEELAVQVSPKMNDGFEIDYVRMLNEALAEPDNMEHLKDLLTIRFDKPSICISQKQDLLSIFLITEYLNILQRIVRKGLKKSYYRVEENLNNKVKGHILVSRTIQRNLAKGRITDNVCRYQVYDIDSPENRILKKALAFCKKQLEVYKHALDTKALEKKIRYVQPSFERVGDEISVKAMKTFKGNPVFKEYFTAVEYAQLLLRRFSYDITLVGKSQIVTPPFWIDMSKLFELYVFGKLKKIFTRKREIQYHVKAHRQELDYLLKPTEWTEPYVIDAKYKPRYKQGGGITMDDAREVSGYARLSKVYKKLGLNEETALPIKCLIIYPDQDQEERFTFTRTEEPVFEKVSNYVRFYKLGIRLPVISV
- a CDS encoding SusF/SusE family outer membrane protein produces the protein MGLKTFTKSILCCALFVVGALSAKAADRLVIVGDATWGGWNLGQSTVMQKSDENADVFKATVHLDANKEFKFLTELGWGNLEYRAGAGPVTLQSGVEAPLVSSEDEPTDGKFFVSESANYDIVCNLATKKVVVTKAAYQTTALKHTALWMIGSATKGGWSIGEGTIMKADATNPAKFSARTELKAGELKFGTNVYAGFDQMFYLRDSSDEGKIVFGGDDNKWNFTEEATYDVTVDVAAMTVSFTKVDPTAISSVETANNAPAVYYTLSGVKVEKPVAGVYVKRQGGKSVKVVVK
- a CDS encoding IS3 family transposase; the protein is MGLLSGLFGKTREGYYSVSKEKRESRKLTEKIVVRAVMDVRADAPRIGAQKLLHMLTDIYPGLMLGRDRFYQLMHKHHLMLKPPRCRHTTNSNHNYFKYKNTAKGMVLTRPAQLWVADITYIDTEDGVVYLHLITDAFTHEIIGWQLSDSLQAVNTLAALDMAIEQSQGMDLSLMTHHSDRGVQYCSNAYVARLESIHSCISMTEDYNPTDNAIAERVNGIIKQEWLYHMKRPKNLDDARCIIAGIIDFYNNKRPHMSNGMLTPRQMRERHCNAA
- a CDS encoding transposase — translated: MRKGRSAELIVRRNNALWERWLYWTEDKRLRFDDAVRKLANDEFFLSEERVIGLLRQMIKENKKVVPKSGFKGFRLKCNI